In Haliotis asinina isolate JCU_RB_2024 chromosome 15, JCU_Hal_asi_v2, whole genome shotgun sequence, one DNA window encodes the following:
- the LOC137265626 gene encoding homeobox protein HMX3-like: protein MSEEQPRPKSPVSVPPKSSFSISSILGNDSDKKEDKPLEAEDKTKETKDAVISSISDIYAKYQAYSDAALTARASSFNFWYPWYSSFVHSQADVNASAAAKLRAASPRCRSPLPSPTGMKPLPLRKSSEGCPSEDPPSPGRTLKDDDSEDDDEERPMKEGESQNSEDDEKRKQRKKKTRTVFSRSQVFQLESTFDMKRYLSSSERAGLAASLHLTETQVKIWFQNRRNKWKRQLAAEMEAANISQRASHRMVRVPVLYHDSNFSGSRADSLHSGSPPLSSSLNPLCYPHPYPSISSLRSLHSAV, encoded by the exons ATGTCCGAGGAACAGCCAAGGCCAAAAAGTCCAGTGTCTGTTCCGCCAAAGTCATCATTTTCTATCAGCAGTATCCTCGGGAATGATAGCGACAAAAAAGAGGACAAGCCATTGGAAGCAGAAGACAAAACCAAAGAAACAAAGGATGCTGTGATTTCTAGTATATCCGACATTTATGCCAAATATCAAGCTTATTCGGACGCCGCCCTCACTGCACGTGCAAGTTCCTTCAACTTCTGGTATCCGTGGTATTCGTCATTCGTCCATTCACAAGCAGACGTCAATG CTAGTGCCGCAGCTAAACTGAGAGCAGCTTCCCCTAGATGTCGCTCTCCCTTGCCCTCCCCAACAGGGATGAAACCACTGCCCCTCAGGAAGAGTAGTGAGGGGTGTCCATCAGAGGACCCACCTTCTCCGGGACGGACATTGAAAGATGATGATTCTGAGGACGACGACGAAGAGAGGCCTATGAAAGAAGGTGAAAGTCAAAACAGCGAGGATGACGAAAAACGAAAACAGAGGAAGAAGAAAACAAGGACTGTTTTTTCTCGCAGCCAGGTTTTTCAATTGGAATCAACATTTGACATGAAACGTTATCTCTCAAGTTCAGAGCGTGCTGGCCTAGCCGCATCGCtacatttaactgaaacccaGGTGAAAATATGGTTCCAGAATAGGAGGAATAAGTGGAAACGGCAACTGGCAGCGGAAATGGAAGCAGCGAACATATCCCAGCGTGCCTCTCACCGGATGGTGCGTGTGCCAGTGCTCTATCATGACAGTAACTTCTCAGGGAGTAGGGCGGACAGTCTGCATAGTGGCTCACCCCCTCTATCCTCCTCCCTGAATCCTTTGTGCTACCCCCACCCATATCCCTCAATCTCATCTCTCCGCTCTCTACACAGCGCGGTATGA